The following are encoded in a window of Rubellicoccus peritrichatus genomic DNA:
- a CDS encoding alginate export family protein, protein MKIKTNLLLATLAILSSGSLLAVDIFDFGSAPDEWTAAPKNTALGQKALSYFDEGPVPLDQGRIIFNERFRYEHASQSASTAPGRPASTAFTLRTRIGYETPKFHGFYGLGEFENTWALNLSNYQSLPGPGKAVIADPRNNQLNQLFIGYSGFNSDLKGGRQIINLDNQRFVGAVAWRQNDQTFDAVRVSTEVIKDAWFSYVYNWQVNRIFGVYTNTTAQERFQSQSHFVNFHYDNVPFGQIGSYFYYLDLGATNRIATGSGASGSTAGLFYKGNYEINDDWSIPFRAEYAFQVDNNATAPSQGSFWLNYYHAKLGVTHKNQTFGLGFENLGGNGLSGAAGRGFSTPLATLHKFNGWADAFLATPTTGLRDYYFYHKNALPYGFTFIGAIHYFTDAKEGETFGKEWDVGLSKKFTENFSGLVKFAYFDGNGSSTPVNNGAINNNFTKLWVQFDFKL, encoded by the coding sequence ATGAAAATTAAAACGAACCTACTTCTGGCGACGCTTGCTATACTATCGTCAGGAAGCCTCTTAGCCGTCGATATCTTCGACTTCGGATCAGCCCCGGATGAATGGACGGCGGCACCGAAAAACACCGCACTCGGTCAGAAAGCTCTCTCTTATTTTGACGAAGGACCAGTACCGCTGGATCAAGGCCGCATTATATTCAATGAGCGCTTCCGCTATGAGCATGCTTCGCAGTCCGCTTCAACCGCCCCCGGCCGTCCTGCTTCGACTGCATTCACGCTCAGGACCCGGATTGGATATGAAACACCAAAGTTTCACGGCTTCTATGGCTTGGGTGAATTTGAAAACACCTGGGCATTGAACCTGAGTAACTATCAGTCATTACCTGGCCCCGGTAAGGCCGTCATCGCCGACCCACGAAATAATCAGCTCAATCAACTCTTCATTGGTTATTCTGGTTTCAATTCAGACCTGAAAGGTGGTCGCCAGATTATCAACCTGGACAATCAGCGTTTTGTTGGCGCAGTCGCCTGGAGGCAAAACGACCAGACCTTTGATGCCGTTCGCGTAAGCACTGAAGTGATCAAGGATGCCTGGTTCTCTTACGTCTACAACTGGCAGGTCAACCGCATCTTCGGTGTCTATACCAATACCACAGCGCAGGAGCGCTTTCAAAGTCAAAGCCACTTCGTAAACTTCCATTACGATAATGTGCCCTTCGGCCAGATTGGTTCATACTTTTACTACCTTGATTTGGGAGCAACCAATCGCATTGCCACTGGCTCAGGTGCGTCCGGCTCGACTGCCGGACTTTTCTATAAAGGTAATTACGAGATCAATGATGACTGGAGCATTCCATTTCGTGCGGAGTATGCCTTTCAGGTTGATAACAATGCAACTGCTCCATCGCAGGGCAGTTTCTGGTTGAACTACTATCACGCCAAACTCGGAGTTACGCACAAAAACCAGACCTTTGGCCTTGGTTTTGAAAACCTCGGTGGTAACGGATTAAGTGGTGCTGCCGGCCGGGGCTTCTCCACACCGCTGGCAACCTTGCACAAATTCAATGGCTGGGCCGACGCATTCCTGGCCACCCCAACCACCGGACTGCGGGATTATTATTTCTATCACAAAAACGCACTCCCCTACGGATTCACCTTCATCGGCGCGATCCATTATTTCACTGACGCCAAAGAAGGCGAAACCTTCGGCAAGGAATGGGATGTCGGACTCTCTAAAAAGTTCACCGAGAACTTCAGTGGCTTGGTCAAATTCGCTTACTTCGATGGTAATGGATCTTCCACCCCCGTCAACAACGGAGCCATCAACAACAACTTCACCAAACTCTGGGTCCAATTCGACTTCAAACTGTAG
- a CDS encoding VOC family protein, which translates to MPITFDHTRIRVSDLQKSIDWYCLTCGFNVVKRTDKSPSGNQLAHLEIPGSAHRLELTHSPDYKVEVPEDLVHTCIRVDDIVEYCQKLEGAGIEIWPDGWKEKFASEDGMKMAFITDPDGYEVEILEH; encoded by the coding sequence ATGCCCATTACCTTTGACCATACTCGTATTCGCGTTAGCGATCTTCAAAAATCCATCGATTGGTACTGCCTGACTTGCGGTTTCAACGTTGTGAAGCGCACGGATAAATCGCCTTCCGGCAATCAACTGGCCCACCTTGAAATCCCTGGCAGTGCACATCGTCTCGAGCTGACTCATTCTCCCGACTACAAGGTCGAAGTTCCTGAAGATCTCGTCCACACCTGCATCCGTGTTGATGATATCGTCGAGTATTGTCAGAAGCTGGAAGGTGCCGGTATTGAGATTTGGCCTGATGGCTGGAAGGAAAAGTTTGCCTCTGAAGATGGTATGAAAATGGCCTTCATTACCGACCCGGATGGTTACGAGGTCGAAATCCTTGAGCATTGA
- a CDS encoding transporter substrate-binding domain-containing protein gives MRNLIIATLLFLTTCFTANSQTGASNVQSDTTKKDDVLLVATRQAPPFSFIDENGRWTGITIELWEAIAAKLNVKYEYKDYNLSELLKAVETGEADIGAAAITITAERVKKMDFTHTYFGEGLGIATTVEREDIWTHLASTILTWNFAKALLALITILLIAGLLIWLVERKNNPEQFGGRMHHGLGNGFWWSAVTMTTVGYGDKAPVTVLGRFIGLVWMFTSIIIISGFTGAIATALTVGQLEPAVTGPQDLPNVKVGVLKDSSGEEFLEATGLKPINFNSVDDGLKALQNGEIKAFVHDKPILVYSVDERYINSIKVLEHSFDPGFIGLALPLESKNLKETDLALLEFVQTPAWDAILKKYGVD, from the coding sequence ATGCGAAACCTCATCATTGCCACGCTCCTGTTCCTGACAACTTGTTTCACAGCAAATAGCCAGACAGGTGCATCCAATGTTCAATCTGATACAACGAAAAAAGATGATGTTCTCCTTGTGGCAACACGCCAGGCACCACCGTTCTCATTTATTGATGAAAATGGGAGATGGACCGGAATCACGATCGAACTCTGGGAAGCCATCGCAGCCAAATTGAATGTCAAATACGAATACAAGGATTACAATCTAAGTGAGCTATTAAAAGCGGTGGAAACCGGAGAGGCTGACATTGGAGCAGCGGCAATCACTATTACGGCTGAGCGTGTTAAGAAGATGGATTTCACTCACACTTATTTTGGTGAAGGGCTTGGTATCGCAACAACCGTTGAAAGAGAAGACATTTGGACTCATCTCGCTTCCACTATTCTAACGTGGAATTTCGCCAAAGCACTGCTAGCACTCATTACCATTTTGCTGATAGCGGGTCTTCTCATCTGGCTTGTTGAACGAAAAAACAATCCAGAACAATTTGGAGGAAGAATGCACCATGGGCTTGGCAATGGCTTTTGGTGGTCTGCAGTCACCATGACAACAGTAGGCTATGGCGACAAAGCGCCGGTAACAGTCCTCGGACGTTTTATTGGGCTCGTCTGGATGTTCACCTCCATTATAATCATTTCCGGTTTCACCGGTGCCATAGCCACAGCGTTAACGGTAGGGCAACTTGAGCCAGCGGTTACCGGCCCACAAGACTTACCAAATGTTAAAGTGGGTGTTTTAAAGGATTCCTCAGGCGAAGAGTTCCTCGAAGCAACAGGTCTGAAACCTATCAATTTCAACTCAGTCGACGATGGACTTAAAGCACTTCAAAATGGAGAGATTAAAGCTTTTGTTCATGATAAGCCGATTCTGGTTTACTCAGTCGATGAGAGATATATCAATTCGATCAAGGTACTCGAACACTCATTCGACCCTGGTTTCATTGGTCTGGCCCTGCCACTGGAGAGCAAGAATCTTAAAGAAACGGACTTGGCCCTGCTCGAGTTCGTTCAAACTCCTGCCTGGGACGCGATTCTTAAAAAGTACGGCGTTGATTGA
- a CDS encoding SRPBCC family protein, with the protein MNNQATRNSIGNSIPLRLALSGNALFSTVSAIFLIFQPTLVGDWLGFHSPVAFTIIGVALAVFAGELFYQTTGKRIIAWRVLIASCSDYVWVLASIPLLILNPVDFSSTGVLLISAVAIVVCVFGSCQLWGIEHAHKTSHKNGYRLCAAIEVNAPSASMWQVISQLGDIHKYSSGLKDSVVINNDAPGVGAVRVCSDCKGNQWAEECTDFRVGHGYSVRFKADDPKFPFPVSDMIGGWELSSKGEGSEIQIWFELKPKPLWLAPVILSLLAFQLDSSFPKVVQNMANDVCGEGGNLNAGNETGIVARLLPSAC; encoded by the coding sequence ATGAATAATCAAGCAACCCGGAATTCAATTGGTAATTCGATACCTCTTCGTCTGGCGCTGTCCGGCAACGCCTTGTTCTCTACCGTAAGTGCCATATTTCTCATTTTCCAACCTACATTGGTTGGTGATTGGCTGGGATTTCATAGTCCGGTGGCTTTTACTATCATTGGCGTTGCTTTGGCTGTGTTTGCTGGAGAGCTGTTTTACCAGACAACGGGGAAGAGGATTATTGCCTGGCGCGTACTCATTGCCAGTTGCTCGGACTACGTTTGGGTTTTGGCAAGTATCCCGTTGTTGATACTTAATCCCGTAGACTTTTCCTCCACAGGAGTGTTGCTAATTAGTGCTGTTGCAATTGTCGTTTGTGTCTTTGGTTCTTGCCAGTTATGGGGGATTGAGCATGCGCACAAAACTTCACATAAGAATGGTTATCGGCTCTGTGCCGCGATTGAAGTCAATGCGCCATCTGCCTCAATGTGGCAAGTGATCAGTCAACTCGGCGATATTCATAAATACAGTTCAGGACTGAAAGACTCTGTAGTTATTAATAATGATGCTCCCGGAGTTGGGGCTGTGCGTGTATGTTCGGACTGCAAGGGCAATCAATGGGCTGAGGAGTGCACTGATTTTCGAGTCGGTCATGGTTACTCTGTGAGGTTTAAGGCCGATGATCCGAAGTTTCCATTTCCAGTCAGTGATATGATTGGTGGCTGGGAGCTGTCATCGAAGGGTGAAGGTTCGGAAATTCAAATCTGGTTTGAGTTGAAGCCAAAACCCTTATGGTTAGCACCAGTGATTTTGTCACTGCTTGCTTTCCAGTTAGATAGTAGCTTCCCAAAAGTTGTTCAAAACATGGCAAATGATGTCTGTGGCGAAGGTGGCAATTTGAACGCAGGTAATGAAACAGGAATTGTCGCCCGGCTTTTGCCAAGTGCTTGCTGA
- the murJ gene encoding murein biosynthesis integral membrane protein MurJ — MARHLQNIAVVAASTLGSRVLGLFRDVLMMSLLGTSPAASAFLFAFTVPNLFRRLLGEGALTSALVPVFSDILNAEGKQAAFDFSGKVLTRVLISLLWLTLAGLVIYGLVYGLFVWALGDSLSGNEHRWLLGCIFGALLLPYMVFVCLAAALGALLNVLHRFAVHALSSVWLNIAMIGAMLIGGFALKGTSSQVAWWLAGGVLLGGLAQFVIPMLAMKHEGWHPKWDLTKNDRLTELRQLFLPALAGAAIMQVNILVSRLFGFGLSDDALPALYLASRLIELPLGVFAIAIATVLFPNLSLHASAGDTERLAHSFSQGLRLIMAITVPAAVGLAVLSGPVLRLLFEWGRFTASDVSVTQPVLLVFSLAIPFYGASTFITRGYHATKDTRTPVRVAAWSFAVNLVASIVLILPLGILGLALANMLSAVVQTVLLRLWLRDKPGFSSHERVGNAITSIGISSVVMALVCWGGKLGVEHFISLGKLGDVVAVLVLVPVGVCVYFLCLWVTRFDERSDVVALLTKTFRR; from the coding sequence GTGGCCAGACACTTGCAAAACATAGCCGTTGTCGCGGCCTCAACGCTTGGTTCCAGAGTTCTGGGGCTGTTTCGTGATGTCCTGATGATGTCATTATTGGGCACTTCTCCGGCTGCTTCCGCCTTTCTTTTTGCATTTACCGTGCCGAATCTTTTCCGGCGTTTGCTGGGGGAGGGCGCACTGACATCGGCTCTTGTTCCTGTTTTTTCTGACATTCTCAACGCAGAGGGAAAGCAGGCGGCCTTCGATTTTTCAGGGAAAGTCCTGACTCGGGTTCTCATTAGCTTGCTCTGGCTGACGCTGGCCGGGCTTGTGATCTACGGCCTGGTTTATGGTCTCTTTGTCTGGGCCTTGGGAGACTCTCTTTCGGGGAACGAGCATCGCTGGCTGCTTGGTTGTATATTTGGAGCCCTTCTTTTGCCCTACATGGTGTTCGTCTGTTTGGCGGCAGCTCTTGGAGCCTTGTTGAACGTGCTTCATCGTTTTGCCGTCCATGCGCTTTCCTCCGTCTGGCTCAATATTGCGATGATTGGGGCCATGCTCATTGGCGGTTTTGCCTTGAAGGGAACCTCATCGCAGGTGGCCTGGTGGCTGGCGGGAGGGGTTCTTCTCGGGGGGCTTGCCCAGTTCGTCATTCCTATGCTGGCGATGAAGCATGAAGGTTGGCACCCAAAGTGGGATTTGACGAAAAACGATCGTTTGACTGAACTGCGCCAGCTTTTTCTGCCGGCTTTGGCCGGTGCGGCAATTATGCAGGTCAATATCCTCGTTTCCCGACTCTTTGGTTTTGGCTTAAGTGATGATGCCTTGCCGGCCCTTTATCTTGCGAGTCGTCTGATCGAACTCCCGCTTGGGGTGTTTGCCATCGCCATTGCCACAGTGCTTTTTCCCAACCTGAGCTTACATGCTTCGGCGGGAGATACTGAGCGCCTGGCACATTCGTTTTCACAGGGGCTTCGGCTGATCATGGCGATCACGGTTCCGGCTGCGGTGGGGCTGGCTGTGCTTTCGGGGCCGGTTCTTCGATTGCTCTTTGAATGGGGGCGCTTTACGGCGTCTGATGTGTCAGTCACCCAGCCCGTGCTTCTGGTGTTTTCGCTGGCGATCCCATTTTATGGAGCATCGACATTTATAACGCGGGGTTATCATGCCACCAAGGACACGCGGACGCCGGTTCGTGTTGCTGCCTGGTCCTTTGCGGTGAATCTTGTTGCGAGTATCGTTTTGATTTTGCCTCTGGGCATTCTGGGTCTGGCTCTGGCCAATATGCTGTCTGCCGTTGTTCAAACGGTTCTGCTGCGACTCTGGTTAAGGGATAAACCCGGCTTCTCCAGTCATGAACGAGTTGGCAACGCCATTACTTCCATTGGCATCAGCAGTGTTGTCATGGCACTGGTTTGCTGGGGAGGAAAACTTGGAGTGGAGCATTTTATCAGTCTGGGTAAACTTGGAGATGTGGTTGCCGTGCTGGTCCTGGTTCCGGTTGGAGTTTGCGTTTACTTTTTATGTCTGTGGGTTACTCGTTTTGATGAGCGAAGTGATGTCGTTGCACTATTAACCAAAACATTCCGCCGTTAG
- a CDS encoding MFS transporter produces the protein MKLAKFSLLLVILLDVMGQGLVIPILTTILMDADQTFLAKDTSKGTRQFYFGITMALFYLGWFLGAAYISKLSDYIGRKQGILICLGGTLSGYILTIFALSFDSLILLVLARMITGFTAGNQPIAQAALVDSCKSDDDKNRAMGLVVVAISIGLVMGPLLGGLLSSESIIGNLASIQLPFYVGGSLVLLCIVLILLSFHNVNFKRRKIKVGILDVFTNLWAIFKHPLTLRIAAVYFFSQIALNVFFIFVDDYLQSRFNFSTLQNSIILIVFGLAIAFSGSVLVAPLARKFRKKRIVYATLFIMGIGLILFILNPIAQLSYLLMIPIVVAWAVNYPLILTLFSNSVNDQEQGWVMGISIALFTIGSGLISLLGGQLMAININLAFALGAVSAFLAAAFVMIFWRGKAFDKIDTI, from the coding sequence ATGAAACTAGCCAAGTTCTCTCTCTTGCTTGTAATCCTTTTGGATGTAATGGGTCAGGGCCTGGTCATTCCGATTTTGACCACTATCCTCATGGATGCTGATCAAACCTTTTTGGCAAAGGATACATCAAAGGGAACGCGACAATTCTATTTCGGCATCACGATGGCGCTTTTCTATCTGGGCTGGTTTCTTGGTGCAGCCTACATATCCAAACTTTCTGATTACATTGGTCGAAAACAAGGTATCTTGATCTGTCTGGGTGGAACGTTATCGGGTTATATCCTGACCATTTTCGCGCTTAGCTTCGATAGCCTCATATTGCTCGTGCTCGCGCGAATGATAACAGGTTTCACAGCTGGAAATCAACCGATCGCCCAGGCTGCACTGGTTGACAGCTGCAAGAGCGATGATGATAAAAATCGGGCAATGGGCCTGGTGGTTGTGGCAATCAGTATTGGCCTTGTGATGGGGCCATTACTCGGCGGCTTGCTATCAAGTGAATCAATCATCGGAAACCTTGCATCAATTCAACTCCCTTTCTACGTGGGCGGTAGTCTGGTACTGCTCTGCATTGTGCTAATTCTCCTATCTTTCCATAATGTCAATTTCAAGCGGCGAAAAATCAAGGTAGGCATTCTGGATGTCTTCACGAACCTATGGGCGATTTTCAAGCACCCTCTAACCCTACGCATAGCCGCAGTTTACTTTTTTTCTCAGATTGCACTGAATGTGTTTTTCATCTTTGTCGACGATTACCTCCAAAGTCGTTTCAATTTCAGCACCTTGCAAAACAGTATCATCCTAATTGTCTTCGGGCTCGCTATTGCTTTTTCCGGCAGTGTACTCGTCGCACCCCTGGCCAGGAAGTTCAGAAAAAAGCGCATCGTTTATGCTACACTTTTCATTATGGGCATTGGTCTCATTCTTTTCATTCTAAATCCGATTGCGCAACTCTCCTACCTCTTGATGATTCCGATAGTCGTGGCATGGGCGGTCAATTACCCGCTCATTCTAACGCTTTTTTCCAATAGCGTTAATGATCAGGAACAAGGCTGGGTCATGGGTATAAGTATCGCACTCTTCACCATAGGCTCCGGCTTAATCTCGCTTCTTGGTGGGCAGCTCATGGCTATCAACATAAACTTGGCTTTCGCTTTAGGCGCTGTAAGTGCGTTTCTTGCAGCAGCGTTCGTTATGATTTTCTGGCGTGGAAAAGCCTTTGATAAAATAGATACAATATAA
- a CDS encoding MarR family winged helix-turn-helix transcriptional regulator — translation MSKDVNQVDEKNNRITMLQLLAQANAWFQTSLLNKFKASGWDTLGNADLNLLANLNCGSTYSSELARRMGVSRQAINKLLKNLVEASLVTLETDPQKGNTKVIVITETGRELIMQAISELDQMEALLQQRIGKTKATALRKALEADWGEPSS, via the coding sequence ATGAGCAAAGATGTCAACCAAGTTGACGAGAAAAATAATCGCATAACCATGCTTCAGTTACTTGCCCAGGCCAACGCATGGTTCCAAACCAGCCTTTTGAACAAATTCAAAGCGAGCGGCTGGGACACTTTGGGCAACGCAGATCTCAACCTGCTTGCAAACCTGAATTGCGGATCGACTTACTCATCCGAACTGGCACGGCGAATGGGTGTCTCACGGCAAGCAATCAACAAACTGCTGAAGAATCTGGTCGAGGCCAGTCTTGTCACTCTGGAAACCGATCCTCAAAAAGGAAACACCAAGGTGATTGTCATTACCGAGACCGGACGGGAACTAATTATGCAGGCAATATCCGAACTTGATCAAATGGAGGCACTGCTTCAGCAGCGTATCGGAAAGACAAAGGCAACTGCACTACGCAAGGCATTGGAAGCCGACTGGGGCGAACCATCTTCCTGA
- a CDS encoding bile acid:sodium symporter family protein gives MKQIKAVLIFLLGLSTAVGLAFAIPEWGASGGVLQSQITAKLAVVFIFFFQGLVLPIEEIHGVFRKVRVHTFVQLSIFIGYPILVFLAMWPLKGQMNPDIWLGFIYLSVLPTTVSTAVVYSTTAGGNPAVATFNVATANVIGIFIVPVVMAWIVSTKGVSIPIAPLLMRIALLLFLPMLVGQILRGLSSKIREFVAKRRRWANRINTFMVYFIIYCVFSNAVMTGGWESLPREQLLIVLGLCVAFLCVAKSLSFAGVRFFRFSRADGISAFFCSAQKGLAAAVPMGESIFSGTDVTISLVLLPIMLYQPLMLFVGGIIAGVLHREA, from the coding sequence ATGAAGCAGATAAAAGCTGTTCTTATCTTTCTTTTGGGCCTCTCCACTGCGGTTGGCCTTGCTTTTGCCATACCTGAGTGGGGGGCTTCCGGTGGTGTTTTGCAAAGTCAGATTACGGCGAAACTTGCGGTTGTATTTATCTTCTTCTTTCAGGGGCTGGTTCTGCCAATCGAAGAAATTCACGGAGTCTTTCGCAAGGTTCGGGTTCACACTTTTGTCCAGCTCAGTATTTTTATCGGTTATCCAATCCTGGTGTTTCTTGCCATGTGGCCTTTGAAGGGGCAGATGAATCCCGATATTTGGCTGGGGTTTATTTATCTTTCTGTTTTACCGACGACGGTTTCGACTGCAGTGGTTTATTCGACGACAGCGGGAGGCAATCCTGCAGTCGCGACCTTCAATGTGGCAACCGCCAATGTGATTGGGATCTTTATTGTTCCAGTTGTCATGGCGTGGATCGTTTCGACGAAGGGCGTCAGTATTCCGATCGCGCCCCTTTTGATGCGGATCGCCCTGTTGCTCTTCCTCCCGATGCTGGTGGGGCAGATCCTGCGCGGGCTTTCATCGAAGATCCGTGAGTTTGTCGCCAAAAGGCGTCGTTGGGCCAATCGCATCAACACCTTTATGGTGTATTTCATTATCTACTGTGTTTTCAGTAATGCCGTCATGACCGGCGGTTGGGAGAGTCTGCCAAGAGAGCAATTGCTGATTGTTTTGGGACTCTGTGTGGCCTTTCTCTGTGTTGCAAAGTCACTTTCGTTCGCAGGAGTTCGGTTCTTCAGGTTTTCCCGTGCTGATGGGATTTCCGCTTTTTTCTGTTCCGCTCAAAAAGGCCTCGCCGCGGCCGTTCCAATGGGCGAGAGCATATTTTCCGGAACCGATGTTACCATCAGTCTGGTTTTATTGCCCATCATGCTTTATCAGCCGCTCATGCTTTTTGTCGGCGGCATCATCGCGGGAGTTTTGCATCGGGAGGCTTGA